A stretch of Cicer arietinum cultivar CDC Frontier isolate Library 1 chromosome 5, Cicar.CDCFrontier_v2.0, whole genome shotgun sequence DNA encodes these proteins:
- the LOC101497535 gene encoding protein WVD2-like 6 produces MMDPSNASLADGLEGVHQNGVHEELSNSAKDGVVLNVDPVVAEIVENVDPNGNYENFDQSDSVGNDNLSMEEMKEGTNDNIEGNDVTKEEEVEIIDETGKSRTRKGPVKNKNAKQPSPRGVHTSSVRKNKDGKDEEASAASSVSNGTLTLDSHPRQLVKNKVINDKQTRLSKIPGKSDAASSEAPTEKTGPRLIKKEPLDNVPGKAESSSPTAEDAKARRVGTMPNYGFSFKCNERAERRKEFYSKLEERIHAKEVEESNMQAKTKETQEAEIKKLRKKLAFKATPMPSFYQEPPPSRVELKKIPTTRAKSPKLGRRKDSISSEQEGSTNISAQQCRLSLDEKVSQSNPTKGISPPVHQKKPQRRSLPTRLTPERISSSNSATARTSSKAVNDEKTSLSSVTTEVTILSNATREEKDEAAAAIEGNSALSDETSETLSLNIEPDEAESHMNGVIVIEDKPQLTLVQQPIAAEH; encoded by the exons ATGATGGATCCGAGTAATGCTTCACTGGCAGATGGACTTGAAGGAGTACACCAAAATGGTGTCCATGAAGAACTTTCTAATTCTGCAAAGGATGGTGTTGTTTTAAATGTAGACCCTGTAGTTGCTGAAATTGTAGAAAATGTAGATCCAAATGGAAATTATGAAAATTTCGACCAGTCAGATAGCGTTGGAAATGATAATTTGTCTATGGAAGAAATGAAAGAAGGAACAAATGACAATATAGAGGGAAATGATGTTACTAAG GAAGAGGAAGTGGAAATCATTGATGAAACAGGTAAATCTAGGACACGAAAGGGTCCTGTCAAGAATAAGAATGCAAAACAACCAAGTCCTAGAGGTGTTCATACAAGTTCAGTTAGAAAGAACAAAGACGGGAAAGATGAAGAGGCATCAGCAGCATCTTCTGTTTCAAACGGTACTCTCACTTTAGACTCTCATCCAAGACAGCTGGTTAAGAACAAAGTGATCAATGACAAGCAGACTCGACTGTCCAAG ATCCCTGGAAAGTCTGATGCAGCATCTTCTGAAGCACCAAC GGAGAAGACTGGACCACGATTAATAAAGAAAGAACCACTTGATAATGTTCCAGGAAAAGCTGAATCATCTTc TCCTACTGCAGAAGATGCCAAAGCTCGCAGAGTAGGGACAATGCCAAATTATGGATTCAGTTTCAAATGTAATGAGCGAGCTGAGAGAAGAAAAGAG TTTTACTCTAAGCTTGAGGAAAGGATTCATGCGAAGGAAGTAGAGGAGAGCAACATGCAAGCAAAAACCAAG GAGACCCAAGAAGCTGAGATTAAGAAACTTAGGAAAAAACTAGCATTTAAAGCAACTCCAATGCCAAGCTTCTATCAGGAACCTCCTCCTTCTAGGGTGGAGTTGAAGAAG ATACCAACTACAAGAGCAAAATCTCCCAAGCTTGGTCGAAGGAAGGATTCAATATCTTCAGAGCAAGAAGGAAGCACTAACATTAGTGCTCAACAATGTCGTTTAAGTTTGGATGAGAAAGTGTCTCAGAGTAACCCCACTAAAGGAATTAGTCCTCCTGTTCATCAAAAGAAGCCACAACGAAGATCTCTCCCTACCCGACTGACTCCTGAAAGAATCAGTTCATCCAATTCAGCAACTGCACGGACTTCATCTAAGGCGGTGAATGATGAGAAAACCTCCTTATCTAGTGTAACAACTGAAGTTACCATCTTGTCCAATGCAACAAGGGAAGAGAAAGATGAAGCAGCTGCAGCTATTGAGGGGAACAGTGCCTTGTCTGATGAGACGAGTGAAACTCTGTCTCTGAACATAGAGCCAGATGAAGCAGAATCTCATATGAATGGTGTTATAGTCATCGAAGACAAACCACAGCTTACCTTGGTACAACAACCCATAGCAGCAGAGCATTAA
- the LOC101502567 gene encoding uncharacterized protein: MTMMKKLWFGSEQSNKHKVKLSQLKLQFGLFGANVATSNDKLAIEMITRIKKHNGKSCPPPSCSLVPFHRTLKRPSTHTTSCRTFLTLGKPPSLVWNDRDLCAFNLLLKDTCDLAFRVLYGEGDDVEESKGKMMMVVGKVSMKLAMTEMMSESNIHRNLPILLKVNGFIIEATLSVSVRLLKQGESPIAIEKMRKKHGIIGQVKYLTKKNNGKFDEEKHPYESDSSPVFDSDDSSNDSTTSSGSCSSNSAGIYNSQTNITFDTLHINFHTSTTTQTPSLKSNELSLRSHLEGNADRWEIKDILSRDGQARLKTNVFFASFDQRSEKASGESACAVLVALIAHWLHSNQDMPTRPQFDNLITQGSYEWRNMCQNDYYSKLFPDKHFDLETIIDANLRPLVVLPQKSYTGFFSPEKFHCLEGAMSFDEIWNEINNINVVDCEPRIYIVSWNDHFFILKVEVDAYYIIDSLGERLFEGCQRAFILKFDDSCVMYGKVDKVEETNLASKVEVVCRGKECCKEFIKRFLVAIPLRQLEKDEKKKKWSVSNHFLHRQLQIDFHFSSTLSSSTPSMLHVFPANVVRKNTLARI, from the exons ATGACGATGATGAAGAAATTGTGGTTTGGTTCAGAACAGAGCAACAAGCACAAAGTTAAGTTGAGTCAATTAAAACTTCAATTTGGACTTTTTGGTGCCAACGTGGCAACTTCAAACGACAAATTAGCCATTGAGATGATTACAAGGATTAAAAAACACAATGGAAAATCTTGTCCTCCTCCTTCTTGTTCACTTGTTCCTTTTCATCGTACCTTAAAACGACCCTCCACTCACACCACCTCTTGTCGTACATTCCTCACTCTTGGAAAACCTCCTTCTCTCGTTTGGAACGATCGTGACTTATGTGCCTTCAACCTTCTACTCAAAGATACCTGCGACTTGGCATTTCGTGTCTTATAT GGAGAGGGTGATGATGTAGAAGAATCAAAAGGTAAAATGATGATGGTTGTTGGAAAAGTTTCTATGAAGCTTGCCATGACAGAGATGATGAGCGAATCTAATATTCATAGAAATCTTCCAATCCTGTTGAAGGTCAATGGATTCATCATCGAAGCTACCCTTTCG GTTTCTGTAAGGCTATTAAAGCAGGGTGAGTCACCAATAGCCATTGAAAAGATGAGAAAGAAACATGGAATTATAGGACAAGTGAAGTATTTGACAAAGAAAAATAATGGAAAGTTTGATGAAGAAAAGCATCCTTATGAATCAGATAGCTCCCCCGTGTTTGATTCAGATGACTCTTCAAACGATTCCACAACAAGTAGTGGAAGTTGTAGTAGCAATAGCGCTGGAATCTACAACTCACAGACAAATATTACTTTTGACACACTCCATATAAACTTTCACACAAGCACCACCACTCAAACTCCTTCCTTGAAATCAAATGAACTTTCTCTACGATCACACCTTGAAGGCAATGCAGATAGATGGGAAATCAAAGATATTTTAAGCAGAGATGGCCAAGCAAGACTCAAAACTAATGTATTTTTTGCTTCCTTTGATCAAAGAAGTGAAAAAGCCTCAGGTGAGAGTGCATGTGCTGTGTTAGTTGCACTAATAGCCCATTGGCTTCATTCCAATCAAGACATGCCAACAAGACCACAATTTGACAACCTCATCACACAAGGTTCATATGAATGGAGAAACATGTGCCAAAATGATTACTACTCAAAACTTTTCCCAGATAAACATTTTGATCTAGAGACAATCATAGATGCCAATTTAAGACCTTTAGTTGTTCTGCCTCAGAAATCATATACAGGTTTTTTCTCCCCTGAAAAGTTTCATTGCTTGGAAGGAGCTATGTCTTTTGATGAGATATGGAATGAGATAAACAACATTAATGTAGTTGATTGTGAGCCAAGGATTTACATTGTTAGTTGGAATGATCATTTCTTTATCTTGAAGGTTGAGGTTGATGCTTACTATATCATTGATTCATTGGGGGAGAGACTTTTTGAAGGGTGTCAGAGAGCATTCATATTGAAGTTTGATGATTCATGTGTGATGTATGGGAAAGTAGACAAAGTTGAAGAAACCAATTTAGCTTCAAAAGTTGAGGTAGTTTGTCGTGGAAAAGAGTGTTGTAAAGAGTTTATCAAACGGTTTCTTGTTGCTATACCACTTAGACAACTAGAGAAGgatgagaaaaagaagaaatggagTGTTTCAAATCATTTTCTTCATAGGCAATTACagattgattttcattttaGCTCAACATTATCCTCTTCTACACCTTCTATGTTGCATGTTTTTCCTGCAAATGTGGTTCGGAAAAACACACTGGCACGAATTTAA
- the LOC101498507 gene encoding putative clathrin assembly protein At2g25430: MASSTIRKAIGAVKDQTSIGIAKVASNMAPELEVAIVKATSHDEDPASEKYVREILNLMSYSRGYVHASVSAVSKRLGKTRDWIVALKALILVHRLMNDGTPLFQEEIMYATRRGTRLLNMSDFRDEAHSSSWDHSAFVRTYAMYLDQRLELLLFDRKAGSVVGGGGGDDRFGGRENFRSPPNEYEYGSGQFRGEGGSGMRKTRSYGDMSEAAGQEDRRIVTVTPLRDMKPERIFGKMGHLQRLLDRFLACRPTGLAKNSRMVLVALYPLVRESFQLYADICEVLAVLLDKFFDMEYPDFVKAFDAYASAAKQIDELVAFYNWCKDTGIGRSSEYPEIQRITSKLLETLEEFVRDRAKRPKSPERKEEAPKVEIQEEELVPDMNEIKALPAPENYSPPPPPEPEQPKPQPQFTEDLMNLREDAVTADDQGNRFALALFAGAPANNANGSWEAFPSNGQPEVTSAWQTPAAEPGKADWELALVETASNLSKQKAALGGGLDPLLLNGMYDQGMVRQHVSTSQLSGGSASSVALPGPGKTTTPVLALPAPDGSVQPVNQDPFAASLNIPPPSYVQMAEMEKKQQLLVHEQQLWHQYAREGMQGQSSLTKLNGNGYYAGGPIPMMPYGMPPVNGMGPPNGYYHNPL, translated from the coding sequence ATGGCTTCGAGCACGATCCGTAAAGCGATTGGTGCGGTGAAGGACCAGACGAGTATAGGTATAGCGAAGGTGGCGAGCAATATGGCGCCGGAGTTGGAGGTTGCGATTGTGAAAGCGACGAGCCACGACGAAGATCCGGCGAGTGAGAAGTATGTGAGGGAGATCTTGAACTTGATGTCTTACTCGCGTGGTTATGTTCACGCGTCTGTTTCTGCTGTGTCGAAACGTTTGGGGAAGACGCGCGATTGGATTGTTGCGCTGAAGGCTCTTATACTTGTTCACCGTTTGATGAACGATGGAACTCCTCTGTTCCAGGAAGAGATTATGTATGCTACCCGTAGAGGAACCAGGCTTCTTAATATGTCTGATTTTAGGGATGAGGCTCATTCCAGTTCTTGGGATCATTCTGCTTTTGTTAGGACCTATGCTATGTATCTTGATCAGCGACTTGAGTTGTTGCTATTTGATAGAAAAGCTGGTAGTGttgttggtggtggtggtggggATGATAGATTTGGTGGAAGAGAAAATTTTAGATCGCCGCCAAATGAATATGAGTATGGAAGTGGGCAGTTTAGAGGGGAAGGTGGGAGTGGGATGAGGAAGACAAGGTCGTATGGTGATATGAGTGAAGCGGCGGGACAGGAAGATAGAAGGATTGTTACTGTTACCCCTTTGAGGGATATGAAGCCGGAGAGGATTTTTGGTAAGATGGGTCATTTGCAGAGGCTGTTGGATCGTTTCTTGGCTTGTAGGCCTACTGGGTTGGCCAAGAATAGTAGGATGGTTTTGGTTGCGTTGTATCCGTTGGTCAGGGAGAGTTTTCAGTTGTATGCTGATATATGTGAGGTTTTGGCAGTGCTGCTTGACAAATTCTTTGATATGGAGTACCCTGATTTTGTTAAGGCTTTCGATGCTTATGCCAGTGCGGCCAAACAAATTGATGAGCTTGTTGCCTTTTATAATTGGTGTAAAGATACTGGTATTGGGAGATCCTCAGAGTACCCAGAAATTCAGAGAATTACTAGTAAGTTGTTGGAGACGTTGGAGGAGTTTGTGAGGGATAGGGCCAAGAGGCCAAAAAGTCCAGAGAGGAAAGAGGAAGCTCCCAAGGTGGAAATACAAGAGGAGGAGCTGGTACCGGATATGAACGAAATCAAAGCACTGCCTGCACCTGAGAATTATTCTCCACCTCCCCCGCCAGAGCCGGAGCAGCCTAAGCCACAGCCGCAGTTTACAGAGGACTTGATGAATCTGAGAGAAGACGCGGTCACTGCAGATGACCAGGGTAATAGATTTGCTCTAGCACTGTTTGCTGGTGCACCGGCTAATAATGCAAATGGATCTTGGGAAGCCTTTCCGTCAAATGGACAGCCAGAAGTAACTTCAGCTTGGCAAACCCCAGCCGCCGAACCTGGAAAAGCTGATTGGGAATTGGCATTGGTTGAGACAGCCAGCAATTTATCAAAGCAGAAGGCAGCTTTAGGCGGTGGGCTTGATCCCTTATTGTTGAATGGCATGTATGATCAAGGAATGGTCAGGCAGCATGTCAGCACTTCCCAACTTAGTGGAGGGAGTGCAAGCAGTGTGGCGTTGCCGGGACCGGGAAAAACCACAACACCTGTTTTAGCTCTCCCAGCCCCAGATGGATCAGTGCAGCCAGTTAATCAGGATCCGTTTGCCGCGTCGTTGAACATTCCACCCCCTTCCTATGTGCAAATGGCCGAAATGGAGAAGAAGCAGCAATTGCTTGTGCATGAGCAGCAGCTGTGGCATCAGTATGCAAGGGAGGGGATGCAAGGCCAATCTAGCTTGACCAAATTGAATGGTAATGGATACTATGCTGGAGGTCCTATACCAATGATGCCTTATGGAATGCCCCCAGTCAATGGAATGGGACCTCCAAACGGGTATTACCATAACCCTCTCTGA
- the LOC101497868 gene encoding putative L-ascorbate peroxidase 6 produces the protein MMCSSVSKHVVQCSIGTASGVKSQACSFRSDEHGSSSVPSSSRRGVLCIATLPCLLPLTHIFASLPANAISVTPATNEYLRIKQEVRKVLSKGKAAGVLRLVFHDAGTFQIDDTTGGMNGSIVYELERPENAGLKKSVKVLQKAKTQIDAIHPVSWADIISVAGAEAVEVCGGPAIQVRLGRQDSLGPDSEGKLPEETLDASGLKKCFQKKGFSTQELVALSGAHTLGSKGFGSPTSFDNSYYKVLLEKPWISSGGMPSMIGLPSDHALVEDDECLRWIKNYADNENMFFEDFRNAYVKLVNSGVRWNSL, from the exons ATGATGTGTTCAAGTGTGAGTAAGCATGTTGTGCAGTGCTCAATCGGTACCGCATCAGGTGTGAAATCACAAGCGTGCTCTTTTCGCAGCGATGAGCATGGTTCTTCAT CGGTTCCAAGTAGCAGTAGGAGAGGTGTATTATGCATAGCCACGTTGCCATGCCTTCTTCCCCTCACTCACATCTTTGCTTCTCTCCCAGCCAACGCTATATC AGTCACACCAGCTACAAATGAATATCTTCGAATTAAACAAGAGGTGAGGAAGGTATTGTCAAAGGGAAAGGCTGCGGGTGTGCTTCGTTTGGTTTTCCATGATGCTGGAACCTTTCAAATTGATGATACTACAG GTGGCATGAATGGTTCTATAGTCTATGAACTTGAAAGACCTGAAAATGCTGGTCTCAAAAAATCAGTAAAG GTTCTGCAGAAAGCGAAGACCCAGATAGATGCTATCCACCCAG TATCCTGGGCGGACATTATTTCTGTGGCCGGAGCTGAAGCAGTTGAAGTATGTGGAGGTCCTGCTATCCAAGTCAGACTCGGCAGACAAGATTCACT GGGGCCTGATTCTGAAGGAAAACTTCCTGAGGAAACACTCGATGCTTCTGGTTTGAAGAAATGCTTCCAGAAAAAAGGCTTCTC AACACAAGAACTGGTAGCTTTGTCTGGAGCCCACACTCTTGGAAGTAAAGGTTTCGGAAGCCCTACTTCGTTCGACAATTCATATTACAAGGTTCTTTTGGAGAAGCCTTGGATATCTTCTG GTGGTATGCCAAGTATGATTGGTCTTCCTTCAGATCATGCACTTGTTGAGGATGATGAATGCTTAAG ATGGATTAAAAATTACGCAGACAATGAGAATATGTTCTTTGAAGATTTTAGAAATGCGTATGTCAAGCTAGTGAATTCTGGTGTGAGATGGAATAGCTTATAA
- the LOC101498183 gene encoding G-type lectin S-receptor-like serine/threonine-protein kinase SD2-5, translated as MPTQHFYSSSLLLLLLLSILFLSKTCFCGIQHIGSISPGTQGSQMNWIDRNGQFLLSNSLNFAFAFVTTPDDTTKFHLVILHVATSTVIWTANRATPISNSDNFVFDKKGNAFLQKDGLFIWSTNTTNKGVSSMHLKDNGNLVMLGKDNTTLIWQSFDFPTDTLMPQQLFNEGMKLTTQTSSNNLTYLLEIKSGNVILSAGFNVPQIYWTMQKDNRKTIDKDGDVVAFANLTDNSWRFYDKNKSLLWQFIFSDDAGVNDTWVAVLGKDGVITFSNLNSGGSNGASSTRIPQDPCGTPEPCDPYNICTSNRRCSCPSVLPSCKPGFVSPCDGKLQKSIQFVKADDGLSYFALDFIQPFSKTDLAGCQKSCRGNCSCLAMFFHRSSGNCFLLESLGSFRKSDDAADSGYVSYIKVSSDRSKRGSGNSSNKHVVVVVVIVILTLFVISVMLFVGVRYYRKKKRLPESPREDSEEDNFLENLTGMPIRFRYKDLELATNNFSVKLGQGGFGSVYQGVLPDGTQLAVKKLEGIGQGKKEFRAEVSIIGSIHHLNLVRLKGFCADGTHRLLVYEYMANNSLDKWIFKKKKSEFLLDWDTRFNIALGTAKGLAYLHEDCDSKIVHCDIKPENVLLDDHFMAKVSDFGLAKLMNREQSHVFTTLRGTRGYLAPEWITNYAISEKSDVYSYGMVLLEIIGGRKNYDANETSEKSHFPTFAFKMMEEGKVKDILDSELKIDEHDDRVYCAIRVALWCIQEDMSMRPSMTKVVQMLEGLCIVPKPPTSSYLGSRLYSSMFKSSSEGGTSSAPSDCNSDAYLSAVRLSGPR; from the coding sequence atgCCAACTCAACATTTTTACTCTTCttcccttcttcttcttcttcttctttccaTTCTCTTCCTCTCCAAAACATGTTTCTGCGGTATTCAACATATTGGCTCCATCTCACCTGGAACCCAAGGCTCACAAATGAATTGGATTGACAGAAACGGACAATTCCTCTTATCAAACTCTCTTAACTTCGCTTTTGCTTTTGTCACTACACCCGACGACACCACCAAGTTTCATTTGGTTATCCTCCACGTGGCAACTTCAACGGTTATTTGGACTGCAAATAGAGCAACACCCATTTCCAATTCTGATAATTTCGTCTTTGATAAAAAGGGTAATGcttttttacaaaaagatgGACTTTTTATTTGGTCTACCAACACAACCAACAAAGGGGTTTCTTCAATGCACTTGAAAGATAATGGAAATTTGGTTATGCTTGGGAAGGATAATACTACTTTGATTTGGCAAAGTTTTGATTTTCCAACTGATACTTTGATGCCTCAACAGCTTTTCAATGAGGGAATGAAACTCACTACTCAAACTAGTTCAAATAATTTGACCTATCTTCTTGAGATCAAATCTGGTAATGTTATTCTTTCAGCTGGTTTCAATGTTCCACAGATTTATTGGACTATGCAGAAGGATAACCGAAAAACTATCGATAAAGACGGTGATGTTGTTGCTTTTGCAAATCTCACTGACAATTCTTGGAGGTTTTATGATAAGAATAAGTCTTTGTTGTGGCAATTCATTTTCTCTGATGATGCAGGTGTAAATGATACTTGGGTTGCTGTTTTGGGAAAAGATGGTGTTATTACTTTCTCTAATCTCAATAGTGGTGGATCAAATGGTGCTTCTTCAACTAGAATACCACAGGATCCTTGTGGTACACCAGAACCTTGTGATCCTTACAACATATGCACAAGTAACCGTAGGTGTAGTTGTCCTTCTGTTCTTCCTAGTTGTAAACCGGGTTTTGTTTCTCCTTGTGATGGTAAATTACAAAAATCTATTCAATTTGTTAAAGCTGATGATGGATTGAGTTATTTTGCTCTTGATTTTATTCAGCCCTTTTCGAAAACCGATTTGGCCGGTTGTCAAAAGTCTTGCCGTGGAAATTGTTCTTGTCTTGCAATGTTCTTTCATAGAAGTTCAGGAAACTGTTTCCTTTTGGAAAGTTTAGGAAGTTTTCGGAAATCTGATGATGCTGCTGATTCTGGTTATGTTTCTTACATTAAAGTTTCAAGTGATCGAAGCAAAAGAGGAAGTGGAAACAGTAGTAATAAGCATGTTGTAGTTGTTGTGGTAATTGTCATATTAACTTTGTTTGTTATTTCTGTTATGCTCTTTGTTGGGGTTAGATACTAcaggaaaaagaaaaggttacCTGAGTCTCCTAGAGAGGATTCTGAAGAGGACAATTTCTTGGAGAATTTAACCGGTATGCCGATTCGTTTCCGCTACAAAGATCTCGAACTAGCAACTAATAACTTTTCTGTGAAGCTTGGTCAAGGTGGTTTTGGTTCAGTTTATCAAGGAGTTCTACCTGATGGAACTCAATTAGCTGTGAAGAAGCTTGAAGGTATCGGTCAAGGGAAGAAAGAGTTCAGAGCTGAAGTTAGCATCATCGGTAGTATTCATCATCTTAACTTGGTAAGGCTTAAAGGTTTTTGTGCTGATGGAACTCATAGGCTTCTAGTTTATGAGTACATGGCTAATAACTCATTGGATAAATGGattttcaagaagaaaaaaagtgaatttctttTGGATTGGGATACAAGGTTTAACATAGCATTAGGAACAGCAAAAGGGTTGGCTTATCTTCATGAAGATTGTGACTCAAAGATTGTTCATTGTGACATCAAACCTGAAAATGTGCTTCTAGATGATCATTTCATGGCCAAAGTTTCAGATTTTGGTTTAGCCAAACTAATGAATAGAGAACAAAGCCACGTTTTCACAACACTAAGAGGAACACGTGGTTACCTTGCACCTGAATGGATAACAAACTATGCTATATCAGAGAAAAGTGATGTATACAGCTATGGTATGGTGCTGCTAGAAATCATTGGTGGAAGGAAAAACTATGATGCTAATGAGACATCAGAGAAATCCCATTTTCCTACTTTTGCTTTTAAGATGATGGAAGAAGGGAAAGTGAAAGATATACTTGATTCAGAGCTGAAAATTGATGAACATGATGATAGAGTATATTGTGCTATAAGGGTTGCATTGTGGTGTATACAAGAAGACATGTCAATGAGACCTTCTATGACTAAAGTTGTTCAAATGTTAGAGGGTCTTTGCATTGTGCCTAAACCACCAACAAGTTCTTATTTGGGCTCTCGCCTTTACTCTTCTATGTTCAAATCATCAAGTGAAGGTGGCACATCTTCTGCCCCATCAGATTGTAATAGTGATGCTTATTTATCAGCTGTTCGTCTTTCTGGCCCAAGATAA